In Lolium rigidum isolate FL_2022 chromosome 3, APGP_CSIRO_Lrig_0.1, whole genome shotgun sequence, the genomic window aaaagcattaagccttgggatggaggtagtattaacCTTCTTAATAGTCAATACTTGATCATCTCTGGTTGAGTTCGTCAGTGTTTCCTTGAACTAGACATTTGTTCAGACATAAAACCAGTCATATTCCACAATTTTGATACTGATGAGAAATTGTCTTGCAAGCAACTTGCCATACTGCTGAAAGGTATTTTAGCATGGATCTTCCAATCCAGTGTATCACTTATCAGCACTTGCTGAATTAGCAGGCCCTATTAAGTGCAGTAGTGTGAAGGATGACTTGTACCTATTCTTTTGGGGCTGATGCCTGCCTGTGTTCATTATTCTGACCATAGTGCTACCAAATACTGTATAAGAGCCTGAAGGGTGCCTATGGGCATTTTTGTCTGCATGTAGATCATGTTTCCTTTTCCTGAAACATCATCAACTACTGATATAGAATTATAGATTAACAAGTGCTAATGGTACAATATTCTGCAGCAATAATGATACAGCCATAGATGGACTCAAGTAGCCTTCATGTTTAGTCAGATACTTTtgattatttttcatgttcactcTGTTCGTATGTTTGTTCAGCAGCCCCTAATGTTTCCTTTCTCTCTTAAAACTCACAGATTCAAATCTTCTGATCAGGTAGGAAGCTGACtgtgcgaccgagtacggaagtgctgccggattgcagcacatgacaatcgactacatcaacaacgagatctaatctcgtaggctttagaATCTTCGAGGGTTTCGTTGCttagatcttggtagattagatcttgcttcttcctagattggatcttggtttttgttcatgttcacggtagaaattttttgttttccatgcaacgaacccatcaaatACATGCCGgcggagcgaaccgaacgcagcccgaaaAAAATATTTTCAGTTTTGTTTCGTTTACGGCTGATCGACGCCatttttcggcccgaacccgtaaactggcGGTTATTTTTCGGCTTTAAGCCTTTAcgagctctgctagagatgctcttagaccggTTGGTTCACACATGTGGTTTTTCCCTCCTTAGGTTGAGGAGGTTTTCCACGTAAATCCTTATATCTTGTGTCATTTGCACGTGTGTTTGTGTTTGTGTTTGTTTTTCCGTGATATCACTCTATTGTCTCTATGTCTGAaatgggaaaatttgctacagtaCACTATTATTTTCTGGCGTTTGCTAAAACACACTGCTCGATtatgtctttgccaggtaccattacaattttgtggtacatttgccagaacacaccacctaggCGAAATGGGAATGTTTTGCGGGATGATTGgttttgaatacaaaatgcataaCTTTCCGTTTACGGCCTGGTGGTGTGTTCTGTCAAATGTGCCATAAAATTGTAATGATACCTGACAAAGACTTAATTGAGCGGTGTGTTTTGGCAGAAAATAAGagtgtcctgtagcaaattttcccgtCTGAAAATTATCTAATTTTCACGCCGGCATTGTAAATGGTGGTTGTGCCACCGTGCCCCAACACAGTGATCACCTGCCGCCGCCGATGGCGTCCCCTCGTCTGCCAAATCCGTCGCCGAAGCTCGTGTGCATCCCTCTCCTTCTCGCGTTCGCCGTCGCCGCAACGCTGTGGTACGGTGCCGAACTCCATGCGATACTGGCACGCGTCACGGATCTCCGCCCCGCCCCgcacccaggcccaggcccagctaTGGTCGCCGCAATCCGCGACGGGCAGACATCCTTCGCGCTCCGCCTCGCCAAGCACCTCGCGCCGGCAGGCGGCAACGCCACCAAGGGAAACGTCGCCTTCTCCCCGGTGTCCATCCACGCGGCGCTGGCGCTCCTGGCGGCGGGGGCGCGCGGCGCGACGCTCAACCAGCTGCTCGCCTTCCTCGAGGCGCCGTCAGCGGCGGGCCTCGCCGATTGCGGGCGCCTCATCGTCCATCGCGTCCTGGGCGATCGAGCGGCTTCCGGAGGGCCGCGCGTCCTCTTCAGCGGCGGTATCTGGATCGACGCCTCGCGCGGCGGGCTCAAGACGGCGTTCCGGGACGTCGCGGTTGAGTCCTACAAGTCCAAGGCCCGGACCGTGAGCTTCGCCAGCGAGGTCAGTTGGTAGATCTGTCTGttttttttgttcatgttcaagaATTATGTTCAACTGTGAATCTCTGACAACAAAATTCATGGTGATTTCTGAAGCCGGAGGAAGTAGCCGAGGCGATCAACAGTTGGGTAAAGAAGGCCACGAACAACCTAATCGACTCCATTATCTCCGCCGACGACTTCGCCGCCGGCACCGACCTCGTGCTCGCCAACGCGgtctacttcaaggccaagtgggACGTTCCGTTCGAACCGCGCCGCTCGCGGCCCAGCACGTTCCACCGGCTCGACGGCAGCCGTGTCGACGTACAGTTCATGTCCCAGACCATGTACAGGGCGCAGTACGCCTCGTGCGTCGACGGGTTCAAGGTGCTCAAGCTCCCCTACGAGCACGGCCGAGACGACGTACAAAAGCATGGCCGAGGCGGCGCAGCTGGCGTGGCTTCGCCTGACGCGGACGACACACAGTACTCCATGTACCTCTTCCTCCCGCACGAGCGCCAGGGGATCGCCAAGATGGTGGACGCGATCACCGCCAAGCCAGACTACCTGTACAATGTCCTGACCAAGACGGCGGCTGTGACCGTCAGGGTTAGACTGCCCAAATTTGAGATAAGCTTCAAACGGGACCTTGTCAGTGACCTCCGTCAGCTGGGGCTCTCGCTGCCATTCTCGTCGGAGTCGGCCGACCTGCGGGGCATTTTCGAGAAGGAAAGCCGCACATTCCTGAGCAAGCTTCTGCACAAAGCAGTCGTCAAGGTGGACGAAGACGGGACAGAGGCGGCTGCGGTCACAATTGGGCTATTTGATACTACTGCAAGGCAGCGAGAGCCACCGGTCCAGTTCGTCGCTGACCATCCGTTCAGTTTCTTCATCATGGAGGAGCGGTCAGGGGTGATCGTCTTCGCCGGCCATGTCCTTGATCCCACCAACTGATCAGCATAGCATCGAGATTACAGAAACTTCCATGTCAAAAAGAGATTCTATAAACTTCAGGCATTGGCTATTTGCTTAATTCTGCTATCTCCTTGTGCTCATTATCTTGGAAAGAACACTACTGAAAGCACCATGGCTGTGCGCGTGGCCAGGGCTGGGAGAACAGTGCGGCGCTGCAAGGCAAGATTTTGCACGCTCATCGTATATCACCACTACTAGATTTCAGTTTCGCGAACAATTTATTTATTTCTCTGCTCCCACCAGAGCCAAAGTAGGTGTACTGTAGCTCGTCCGGCAACCTGAAAGTTTCAGCAAGTTTTTCAATGGGGACCTGCATGTGCATTGTTTGATTTCAAGTGCTTTCCAACTGTACTTCTCTGATCAACCTTCACTCATTAGCCAAATAGATCCTCATTTAGTTGGCCAGTACTAACAAAAGTATTGTTAGGCACTACATCAATCAGCTCAGATTTTTTAACACGTCTGTAtgcataaagaaaattagttgctTACTTTGCAATGAAATTGAAAATGTGAAACATTTGTTCTTTTCCTGTGATATTTTAAGAATCATGTGGGCAGAGATATCTGTCATTCTTCAAAAAGAGATTGGTTtaaactttgaaagtgtggctagGTTGTGGGTGAGCAATAAAAAGAATGTGGTTACTAATATGGTCATTGCTGCTATTATGTGGTCAACATGGAAACATAGAAATGACATATTCTTTGGCTGATGTATATGGTCTGGGATGCAGGTTTTGTGGATGAGAGTGGTGAAGTTGTTGAAGCGATGGAATCCTCTCTGTCGGTCGAAGAACCAGAGTTTCATGGAATAGTGTGTGAAGAAATTGGAGCTGAAGATGGTGGAAGTCCCGGCAATCTCAAGATCCTGAAGAGGCGCAAAACAATGATGGTTGGTTCTAGGACACCAGAGGTGTTGGCTGCTCGCCTGATGCTGGATGTGCAGATGTCTGCTAAATGATCGAGAGGAAAAAGAAGCCTGGAGTTAATAGCTGATCAATATCTTGTCCTACTCTAGATGATGGTTTAAGTCTGTTGCTTGCAGGGTGGTTCAAAACTGGTCTT contains:
- the LOC124696015 gene encoding putative serpin-Z5 — protein: MVAAIRDGQTSFALRLAKHLAPAGGNATKGNVAFSPVSIHAALALLAAGARGATLNQLLAFLEAPSAAGLADCGRLIVHRVLGDRAASGGPRVLFSGGIWIDASRGGLKTAFRDVAVESYKSKARTVSFASEPEEVAEAINSWVKKATNNLIDSIISADDFAAGTDLVLANAVYFKAKWDVPFEPRRSRPSTFHRLDGSRVDVQFMSQTMYRAQYASCVDGFKVLKLPYEHGRDDVQKHGRGGAAGVASPDADDTQYSMYLFLPHERQGIAKMVDAITAKPDYLYNVLTKTAAVTVRVRLPKFEISFKRDLVSDLRQLGLSLPFSSESADLRGIFEKESRTFLSKLLHKAVVKVDEDGTEAAAVTIGLFDTTARQREPPVQFVADHPFSFFIMEERSGVIVFAGHVLDPTN